One genomic region from Glaciimonas sp. PAMC28666 encodes:
- a CDS encoding prepilin-type N-terminal cleavage/methylation domain-containing protein has product MLINPHPDRQKGVSLIELIMFMVIVGVGIAGILSVMNITTQHSEDPVQRKQALAIAEGMLEEVSLQPFTYCAPTDANALTATSVANCAGVAGIPSEDVLPSTSRVSNNGPRDANNVADYNNFSMTPILDVGGTQIAGLASYSVSVVITQVGDTLTPAMTKNDVLQIDVRAVSGHTNILITGYRFRYAPNAIP; this is encoded by the coding sequence ATGTTGATAAATCCTCATCCTGATCGGCAAAAAGGCGTTTCGCTGATTGAACTCATTATGTTCATGGTCATCGTCGGCGTCGGCATCGCGGGTATTCTATCGGTGATGAATATCACCACGCAACACAGTGAAGATCCCGTACAGCGCAAGCAGGCACTGGCAATCGCAGAAGGAATGCTGGAAGAAGTGAGCCTGCAACCTTTTACCTATTGCGCGCCTACCGATGCCAATGCGCTAACTGCAACCAGCGTTGCCAATTGTGCTGGCGTTGCGGGCATTCCGTCAGAAGATGTTTTGCCATCAACCTCCCGAGTCAGCAATAACGGCCCGCGTGATGCGAATAATGTAGCGGATTACAATAATTTTTCCATGACGCCGATACTGGATGTCGGAGGTACCCAGATCGCGGGACTGGCGTCTTATTCCGTATCGGTCGTCATCACCCAGGTGGGCGATACGCTAACACCTGCCATGACTAAAAACGACGTATTGCAAATCGACGTGCGCGCCGTATCAGGACACACCAACATTCTGATCACCGGCTATCGGTTTCGGTACGCGCCAAATGCGATCCCCTGA
- a CDS encoding DUF6701 domain-containing protein, whose translation MKNYQKQLVACETQLSPAGSTTLAAGKYPGAGLILTKSGANNSGSVDLSVNLGATATGNTCLSTTQSAATGPNIPWFGINPASRATFGLYKSSIIYQRERY comes from the coding sequence ATGAAAAATTATCAAAAACAACTCGTCGCGTGCGAAACACAGCTGTCGCCTGCCGGGAGTACTACTTTGGCGGCGGGGAAATATCCTGGCGCGGGACTCATCCTGACTAAGTCGGGTGCCAACAATTCAGGTAGCGTTGACCTTTCCGTCAACCTCGGCGCTACTGCCACAGGCAACACCTGCCTGAGCACGACACAGTCAGCGGCAACCGGTCCCAACATTCCTTGGTTTGGCATAAATCCAGCCTCTCGTGCGACCTTTGGTCTTTATAAATCGTCCATTATTTATCAACGTGAAAGGTATTAA
- a CDS encoding agglutinin biogenesis protein MshI, translated as MSTSKGLFVSLFSKTKKNAGWMAIGFHADGIYAAHLKRLPARNPSIEFLSFYPSEKSALPATLRKLALELNVNRYQCSHLLDIGEYQLLSIDPLNVPPDELKKAVRWRLKEMLDYHVDDATIDVLAIPIDKNGPLHSNALLAVVVPNQLIEQRQALFEEAKVAVRVIDIPEMAQRNIAALLEPEGHAVALLSFTTEGGLITITFAGELYLSRRMDTTVTQLQEADAAHITVIHERITLDLQRSLDHFDRQYHALSLKKLILAPMGAEGAALQAYLSDNLYIPIETLNLETILDFSKVPELAEIAQQQRFFITLGAALRVDEKTL; from the coding sequence TTGAGTACAAGCAAAGGTTTATTTGTGAGCTTATTCAGTAAAACTAAGAAAAATGCCGGTTGGATGGCGATCGGATTCCATGCTGATGGTATTTACGCGGCGCATTTAAAAAGACTTCCCGCAAGAAATCCCTCTATCGAATTTTTATCTTTTTATCCCTCAGAAAAATCGGCGCTTCCTGCCACTCTTCGTAAACTTGCGCTGGAGCTCAACGTCAATCGTTATCAATGCTCCCACCTGCTTGATATTGGCGAATATCAATTGCTTTCGATTGATCCGCTCAATGTGCCACCCGACGAGCTCAAAAAGGCTGTGCGCTGGCGCCTGAAAGAAATGCTGGATTATCACGTTGACGATGCCACCATTGACGTACTCGCCATACCGATTGACAAAAACGGGCCATTGCACAGTAATGCGTTACTTGCTGTTGTCGTCCCTAATCAACTGATTGAACAACGCCAGGCATTATTTGAGGAAGCAAAGGTCGCGGTGCGGGTCATTGATATCCCTGAAATGGCGCAACGAAACATCGCTGCATTGTTAGAGCCTGAAGGGCATGCCGTCGCACTGCTGTCGTTTACTACGGAGGGTGGTCTGATCACTATTACCTTCGCGGGCGAACTCTATCTGTCACGCCGCATGGACACCACCGTTACGCAGTTACAAGAAGCGGATGCGGCTCACATTACGGTGATTCACGAACGAATTACTCTCGATCTTCAGCGCTCACTGGACCATTTTGATCGCCAGTATCACGCGCTGTCATTGAAAAAATTAATTTTGGCGCCGATGGGTGCGGAAGGTGCTGCGTTACAAGCGTACCTTTCCGACAATTTGTACATTCCGATTGAAACCTTGAATCTAGAAACGATACTGGATTTTTCCAAGGTTCCGGAACTCGCCGAAATTGCGCAACAACAACGTTTTTTCATCACACTGGGTGCAGCGTTACGCGTTGATGAAAAAACGTTATGA
- a CDS encoding PilN domain-containing protein: MSQQINLFNPIFLKQKKYFSAIAMAKALGLILLGAGCIFAYSGYRFSSVQQDETNTSAQLIAVEAELSKVDAAFAPHAKNQALADNVVKTELEVKSLQDVFDTLKKGDIGNTEGYSSYMIAFSRQIVDGLWLTGFTIIGAGNEMDLRGRALRPELVPSYISRLKNETIMQGKTFSTLEMHLPQAAAASSEHQTDAPVLAPYVEFELRSSGIENEKTPSAAPTMRTPQALPSLPPLAKPPAATTLGTPSSSNSETARPLRQAATLDGAKRQ, translated from the coding sequence ATGAGTCAGCAGATCAATCTTTTCAATCCTATTTTTTTAAAACAAAAAAAATACTTTTCGGCAATCGCGATGGCGAAGGCCCTTGGTCTGATACTCCTTGGTGCCGGTTGTATTTTCGCTTATTCCGGATATCGATTTTCCAGCGTGCAGCAAGACGAGACCAACACCTCGGCCCAACTCATTGCGGTTGAGGCCGAGCTAAGCAAAGTCGATGCAGCGTTTGCCCCGCATGCCAAAAATCAGGCGCTGGCAGATAACGTCGTGAAAACCGAGCTGGAGGTCAAATCACTACAAGATGTATTTGATACGTTAAAAAAAGGCGATATCGGTAATACCGAAGGATATTCGTCCTATATGATCGCATTTTCGCGTCAAATTGTTGACGGCTTATGGTTGACCGGCTTCACTATCATCGGCGCCGGCAATGAGATGGATTTACGCGGACGTGCATTACGTCCAGAGTTGGTTCCCTCCTACATTAGCCGCCTTAAAAATGAGACGATCATGCAGGGGAAAACTTTCTCCACGCTAGAAATGCACTTGCCGCAAGCGGCGGCAGCTAGTAGCGAGCACCAGACAGACGCGCCTGTCTTGGCACCCTACGTCGAGTTTGAGCTTCGATCATCGGGTATAGAGAATGAAAAGACGCCATCTGCCGCGCCAACCATGCGGACGCCACAAGCGTTGCCATCATTGCCGCCATTAGCCAAGCCCCCGGCAGCCACCACTTTGGGCACCCCTTCGTCGTCCAACTCCGAGACGGCAAGACCGTTGCGACAAGCGGCAACATTGGATGGAGCAAAACGGCAATGA
- a CDS encoding ExeA family protein, whose amino-acid sequence MYKAHFNLRELPFGITPDTSFFFACSNYQAALNTLLIATTNGEGFIKITGEVGTGKTLLCRKFMATLDENFVTAYIPNPSLEPRTLMLALADELEISLDKDVDQHQLMKSINLRLLKLAERGKKVVLCLDEAQALPLESLEALRLLTNLETEKRKLLQIVLFGQPELNLKLQKNAIRQLTQRITFEYEIAPLTKDDMAFYIFHRLNVAGFAGSRLFTRGALRRLYGASGGIPRLVNILAHKSLMAAYGEGAQTVGAANVRVAVKDTFPTKSRAWLWRLFGGSILFFALIDVAMDYFK is encoded by the coding sequence ATGTATAAAGCCCATTTTAATCTACGTGAATTGCCGTTCGGGATTACGCCTGACACCAGCTTTTTTTTCGCGTGCTCCAATTATCAGGCGGCCTTGAATACGCTTCTCATTGCGACAACGAATGGTGAAGGGTTCATCAAAATTACCGGTGAGGTTGGTACGGGTAAAACGCTGCTGTGTCGCAAGTTCATGGCTACGCTTGATGAGAATTTTGTGACGGCGTACATACCGAATCCCTCTCTTGAACCACGCACCTTGATGCTGGCGTTGGCTGACGAACTAGAAATTTCCCTGGATAAAGACGTCGACCAACACCAGCTGATGAAGTCGATCAATCTCCGCTTGCTGAAGCTTGCCGAACGGGGAAAGAAGGTCGTGCTATGTCTGGATGAGGCACAGGCGTTACCACTGGAAAGTCTGGAGGCGCTACGCCTGTTGACAAATCTGGAAACGGAAAAAAGAAAGTTACTGCAAATTGTTCTGTTTGGACAGCCGGAATTAAATCTGAAATTACAAAAAAATGCGATTCGTCAATTAACTCAGCGGATTACATTCGAATACGAAATTGCGCCGTTGACCAAAGATGATATGGCGTTTTATATTTTTCACCGTCTCAACGTCGCCGGCTTCGCCGGTAGTCGCCTGTTCACACGCGGGGCGCTGCGGCGGCTCTACGGTGCTAGTGGCGGAATTCCGCGGCTGGTCAATATTCTGGCACATAAGTCCTTGATGGCGGCCTATGGAGAAGGCGCGCAAACAGTGGGTGCAGCGAATGTCAGGGTGGCAGTCAAGGATACCTTCCCAACCAAATCACGTGCGTGGCTGTGGCGACTATTTGGCGGGTCGATACTATTTTTTGCATTGATCGATGTGGCTATGGATTATTTTAAATGA
- a CDS encoding DUF6701 domain-containing protein, protein MTLDTTKLTAQTTTQTTSQQSGGVVGTLSPSSLIANAAAITATYSEVGYLYLAPGAYRDDTYTAVDSATGDCITSTSGDGNLADTLVGGKYGCSIGNKGAVSLGRFIPDHFTISAAPTVAACAVSSTPFSYFGEDGFTTSFGLTAQNLSNGITQNYTGVFAKLNLTSYVSYGFSSSALPAGSTLTSGAAGASGTWVNGSASVSAGQQISRPNAPTAETFVTVFAAPNDGEVSVSAATAVGAATSLRYGQLKLKNAYGSELLALPISLQAQYWTGSYYITNTADSCTAIPHPALR, encoded by the coding sequence TTGACTCTCGATACAACTAAACTGACGGCGCAAACGACTACCCAAACGACTTCACAGCAAAGTGGCGGTGTGGTTGGCACCCTGTCGCCCTCCTCCTTAATCGCCAATGCGGCTGCCATCACTGCAACCTACAGTGAAGTGGGCTATCTATACCTCGCCCCCGGAGCGTATCGTGATGACACCTATACGGCAGTTGACAGTGCCACTGGCGATTGCATTACCAGTACGTCGGGTGACGGCAATCTCGCTGACACCTTGGTCGGAGGTAAATACGGCTGCAGTATCGGCAATAAGGGAGCTGTATCGTTAGGCCGATTCATTCCGGACCACTTTACGATCAGCGCTGCGCCGACAGTCGCAGCTTGCGCCGTCTCCAGCACGCCTTTTAGTTATTTCGGTGAAGATGGTTTTACCACTTCCTTTGGTCTCACTGCACAAAACCTCAGTAACGGTATTACTCAAAATTACACTGGTGTCTTTGCTAAATTAAATCTAACCAGTTATGTCAGCTATGGTTTTAGTTCGAGCGCATTACCCGCTGGATCTACCTTAACCAGCGGTGCCGCTGGCGCAAGCGGCACTTGGGTCAACGGCTCTGCTAGCGTGTCGGCGGGGCAGCAAATCAGCCGCCCTAACGCACCGACAGCAGAAACGTTCGTTACCGTATTTGCCGCGCCGAATGACGGCGAAGTAAGTGTGAGCGCTGCCACGGCGGTGGGTGCGGCAACCAGCTTACGTTACGGGCAGCTTAAGTTGAAGAATGCCTATGGGTCCGAGTTGCTAGCGCTGCCGATCTCGCTCCAAGCGCAATATTGGACCGGTTCGTATTACATCACCAATACGGCGGACAGTTGCACGGCGATCCCGCATCCAGCATTACGATGA
- a CDS encoding type II secretion system protein J, translating into MQTIFTRQRGFTLIEAIVVITITGILTAVVAVFIRGPIQGYFDLERRVAITDTADTALRRIGRDLRLALPNSIRIVGTSPLCLEYLPTVSGGQYRSEAPGAPLDFTTPTTSFDVLSLLNPVPSNGDQLVIYNLGIPGADAYAGQNRATIASATATSITLASATLFPLSSPGDRFQVVPAAQQAVFYVCTNSGTGVDATGNGNGNLYRLSNYGINAAAPTSCPAIPANTPMLAQNISNCVFTYSAGVTQRDSLISVRLAVTRKNETASLYDAIHVSNSP; encoded by the coding sequence ATGCAAACCATCTTTACCAGGCAGCGCGGTTTTACCTTGATCGAAGCGATCGTGGTCATTACCATCACCGGCATTTTAACCGCGGTGGTGGCGGTCTTTATTCGTGGCCCCATTCAAGGCTATTTTGATCTTGAAAGACGCGTAGCAATCACCGACACTGCGGATACCGCTCTGCGCCGGATTGGCCGCGATTTGCGCCTGGCACTACCAAACAGCATACGGATTGTTGGCACGTCGCCGTTATGCCTGGAATATTTGCCAACCGTCAGTGGCGGACAATATCGGTCCGAAGCACCTGGTGCTCCTTTGGATTTCACTACCCCGACCACAAGCTTTGACGTGCTGTCACTCCTCAATCCGGTCCCGTCAAACGGTGATCAACTGGTTATCTACAACTTGGGAATTCCAGGTGCGGATGCTTACGCTGGTCAAAATAGAGCGACTATTGCGAGCGCCACCGCAACCAGCATTACGCTGGCTTCTGCAACGTTGTTTCCATTGTCTTCGCCTGGCGATCGATTTCAGGTAGTACCGGCAGCCCAGCAGGCGGTGTTCTATGTATGCACCAATAGTGGAACAGGGGTTGATGCGACCGGCAACGGAAACGGGAATTTATATAGATTATCAAATTATGGAATAAATGCAGCCGCTCCAACGTCCTGTCCCGCCATTCCCGCTAACACGCCCATGCTGGCCCAAAATATTAGCAACTGCGTATTTACCTATTCAGCGGGGGTAACCCAACGGGATAGTCTTATTTCCGTGCGCCTTGCTGTGACCAGAAAAAATGAAACTGCAAGCCTATACGATGCGATCCATGTCAGCAATTCACCTTAA
- a CDS encoding MSHA biogenesis protein MshJ, translated as MKNSFQPIILKIDAMTLRERLMVFIGVALALIFLLNTLLFDPQFDRQKKMSLNIQNSRTKIAVMRAAIQERVRSRAFDPNAVNKERLIKLQEQSQQLHSTLLGLNTVLVKPENITSLLEDILKRNGTLHLISLTTLPVSTLTDQSRDIPKNPTEKPLATDSKPAPGIVNSGGIYKHGVEIVIQGNYLDMMHYMSALEALPWQLFWGKATMQMGSYPTGTLSLTLFTLSLDDKWLNL; from the coding sequence ATGAAGAACTCATTCCAACCAATTATTCTCAAAATCGATGCGATGACGTTGCGTGAACGCCTGATGGTGTTCATCGGAGTGGCACTGGCGCTCATATTTTTGCTCAACACTTTATTATTTGACCCGCAGTTCGACCGACAAAAAAAGATGTCGCTCAATATTCAAAACAGTCGGACAAAAATTGCTGTGATGCGCGCCGCGATTCAAGAACGCGTGCGGTCTAGAGCCTTTGATCCGAACGCTGTCAACAAAGAACGGCTGATTAAATTGCAGGAACAATCTCAGCAGCTTCACTCCACCTTGCTGGGATTAAACACGGTACTGGTCAAACCCGAAAATATCACGTCGTTGCTAGAAGATATTTTGAAACGGAATGGTACCTTGCATTTAATTTCACTGACCACGCTGCCGGTCAGTACTCTCACCGACCAATCACGCGACATACCTAAAAATCCGACAGAAAAACCGCTGGCGACTGACAGCAAGCCGGCTCCAGGTATTGTCAATAGCGGCGGCATCTATAAGCATGGGGTGGAAATCGTTATTCAGGGAAATTACCTCGATATGATGCATTACATGTCAGCCCTGGAAGCGCTTCCGTGGCAATTATTTTGGGGCAAAGCGACGATGCAAATGGGGTCGTATCCGACCGGCACCCTCAGTCTGACGTTATTTACTTTAAGTTTGGATGATAAATGGCTGAATCTATGA
- a CDS encoding tetratricopeptide repeat protein, with amino-acid sequence MSLINQMLQDLDKRGSANESDAENFTSPAHVRTVLASAGKSRPGWWVAVAVIALAVIIGTLLGKYFWSPSKPVPALAKTAIPPRLSLPSSALNAPAIPGKTTPITIAALSADPAPAPEASPVPGTNEITPVVYPPQGNSVKPQNVSVDNSAPLSTGTKLALENTLNVGKNPATDVTKDFSAEPLRQSLQQNTDSGNANGNTSPFSKTRKTSFDTQNAEKNIKKKVASVKLDNAEKITTQAKEVTPQQAIENSYRKAVSLIDAGQLSQAIFTLEQVLQLEPKHAAARQTLVGLLLDAKRQDDAMRRLQEGLAIDPAQSGMAMILARLQVERGNARAGQQTLERSLPYALNDAAYQAFFAALLQRENRNKEAIEHYAVALRKVPENGVWWMGYGISLQAENRLPEAKDAFTRAKESASLSAVLQTFVDQKLSQMPH; translated from the coding sequence ATGAGTCTAATCAATCAAATGCTGCAAGATTTGGATAAACGCGGGTCGGCGAATGAGTCTGATGCCGAAAACTTCACGTCGCCAGCCCACGTCAGAACAGTGCTGGCCTCAGCCGGTAAATCACGGCCTGGCTGGTGGGTAGCCGTAGCAGTGATCGCTCTGGCTGTTATCATCGGCACCTTATTGGGAAAATACTTTTGGTCCCCTTCAAAGCCGGTTCCCGCGCTTGCCAAGACGGCAATCCCACCGCGATTATCTCTGCCCTCGTCTGCGTTGAACGCCCCGGCGATACCAGGAAAAACTACACCGATAACAATTGCGGCCTTGTCGGCGGATCCTGCTCCAGCACCAGAGGCTTCGCCGGTGCCTGGAACAAACGAAATAACACCAGTCGTCTACCCGCCGCAAGGGAATTCGGTCAAACCTCAAAACGTCTCTGTCGACAATAGCGCGCCGCTTTCTACCGGGACGAAATTAGCCCTCGAAAATACGCTCAATGTCGGCAAAAATCCTGCCACCGATGTGACCAAAGACTTCTCCGCAGAACCCCTGAGGCAATCCTTACAGCAGAACACTGATAGCGGCAATGCGAATGGGAACACTTCGCCTTTTTCCAAGACCAGAAAAACTTCCTTTGACACGCAGAACGCAGAAAAAAATATCAAAAAAAAAGTCGCAAGCGTGAAATTGGACAACGCCGAAAAGATAACCACGCAAGCCAAGGAAGTCACGCCGCAGCAAGCTATCGAGAATAGCTATCGGAAAGCGGTATCCCTCATCGATGCAGGGCAATTGTCGCAGGCAATCTTCACGCTGGAACAGGTTTTACAGCTAGAACCAAAGCATGCGGCTGCGCGCCAGACTTTGGTCGGGTTGCTGCTTGATGCAAAAAGGCAGGATGATGCAATGCGCCGGCTGCAGGAAGGTTTGGCCATTGACCCCGCCCAATCCGGAATGGCGATGATCCTGGCGCGTCTGCAGGTTGAGCGCGGCAACGCGCGCGCGGGGCAGCAAACATTGGAGCGCTCTCTGCCCTACGCGCTCAATGATGCGGCGTACCAAGCGTTTTTTGCTGCGTTACTACAGCGTGAAAACCGCAACAAAGAAGCCATTGAACATTACGCTGTTGCATTAAGAAAGGTTCCCGAAAACGGCGTTTGGTGGATGGGCTACGGCATTTCCCTTCAGGCAGAAAACCGATTACCGGAAGCTAAGGACGCCTTCACGCGCGCAAAAGAATCCGCATCATTATCCGCCGTCCTGCAGACATTCGTTGATCAAAAATTAAGCCAAATGCCGCATTGA
- a CDS encoding type II secretion system protein, with protein MKKHQSNKHQSGFTLIELVMVIVILGILAAVALPKFVDLRAEAQAAALQGFKGSIESGSAMNYAGFIASASGAVATTPLTCATAAAAVIQSPLPTGYSVSTTAMAAGNNACVLTGPSGTVTVNILGVS; from the coding sequence ATGAAAAAGCATCAATCTAACAAGCACCAATCCGGTTTTACCCTCATCGAGCTGGTAATGGTCATCGTCATTCTGGGTATCTTGGCCGCCGTTGCCTTGCCTAAATTCGTTGACCTGAGAGCAGAGGCGCAAGCGGCAGCGCTACAAGGATTTAAAGGTTCTATTGAATCTGGTAGCGCGATGAACTATGCAGGATTCATTGCAAGCGCAAGCGGAGCCGTGGCCACTACTCCCCTGACTTGTGCGACAGCAGCAGCAGCTGTTATCCAGAGCCCATTACCAACGGGCTATTCGGTCAGCACTACAGCTATGGCAGCTGGTAATAACGCCTGTGTATTAACTGGCCCGTCTGGCACGGTGACAGTAAATATTTTGGGTGTTAGTTAA
- a CDS encoding secretin N-terminal domain-containing protein translates to MQKTLIAVLIIGLTGCTVPPVKRETYDLINTEMSNAVNNNAKRAQQDAVFTSLLPPLNIEMPKTRQPLEERFNLSFNNVPASQFFMALVSGTRYNMLVHPDVTGTISANLKNVTLFEALDAIRELYGYEYKVEGTRIYVKPLSLQTSIFQVNYLSGSRKGSSDIRVTSGSVSDVVAGGSGGSNTPGAQSGTTTRTVDSSKISTTSNNDFWGELKASLNAIIGDKDGRSVVISPQSGVVVIRAMSDELRNVSTFLKATQLSVDRQVILEAKIIEVSLNDNFQSGVNWSAFGGKGSRTSLGYVAPGTTLSSVAGTALTSGGDNAVNAVAGSTLGAASTAAGSLFGLAFQNSNFAALISFLDSQGTVHVLSSPRIATMNNQKAVLKVGTDEFFVTKLTTSQGVSSGNTTTLPITTVDVQPFFSGVSLDVTPQIDAIGNITLHIHPSVSQVTTVDKVINLGASGGILSLPLASSAVSETDSVVRGQDGRIIAIGGLMRQSASSDRSQVPGAADVPVLGNLFRNNSRVSQKSELVILLKPTIVQGEDSWDQDMLDSQRRLQGLVPRDAPEKR, encoded by the coding sequence ATGCAAAAGACCCTTATAGCCGTTTTGATTATAGGTTTGACTGGATGTACTGTACCGCCCGTCAAGCGGGAAACGTATGATCTGATCAATACCGAGATGAGCAATGCGGTGAATAACAACGCGAAGCGTGCGCAGCAAGATGCCGTTTTTACATCGCTGCTGCCGCCTCTCAACATCGAAATGCCAAAAACCAGACAACCGCTGGAAGAGCGATTTAATTTATCGTTCAACAACGTCCCAGCCAGTCAATTTTTTATGGCACTGGTGTCTGGTACCCGCTACAACATGCTGGTGCACCCGGACGTTACCGGTACGATTTCGGCAAATCTGAAAAACGTGACGCTGTTTGAAGCGCTGGATGCCATCCGCGAACTCTATGGCTATGAGTACAAGGTCGAGGGAACGCGTATTTATGTCAAACCGCTAAGCCTCCAAACGAGCATTTTTCAGGTTAATTATCTGAGTGGCAGCCGTAAAGGCTCGTCCGACATCCGGGTCACTTCAGGCTCGGTAAGTGATGTCGTGGCCGGTGGTTCAGGAGGAAGCAATACCCCGGGGGCCCAATCTGGAACCACCACCCGTACTGTGGATAGCAGCAAGATCAGCACAACCTCAAATAACGACTTTTGGGGCGAACTCAAAGCGTCCCTGAACGCCATTATTGGTGACAAAGATGGTCGAAGTGTGGTGATCAGCCCGCAGTCCGGCGTCGTGGTTATCCGTGCTATGTCCGATGAATTGCGGAATGTCTCAACGTTTTTAAAGGCGACCCAATTGTCGGTAGATCGCCAGGTCATTCTGGAGGCGAAAATTATCGAGGTCTCGCTCAATGACAACTTTCAATCCGGGGTGAACTGGTCCGCCTTTGGCGGCAAAGGCAGCCGCACATCTCTCGGCTATGTCGCGCCAGGGACAACGCTTTCGTCAGTGGCTGGCACAGCGCTCACCAGCGGCGGGGATAATGCGGTGAACGCCGTTGCGGGCAGCACCTTGGGCGCCGCCAGCACGGCTGCTGGATCGTTGTTTGGGTTAGCCTTCCAGAATAGTAATTTTGCCGCGCTGATTTCATTTCTCGATTCACAAGGTACGGTGCATGTCCTCTCAAGCCCGCGCATCGCCACCATGAATAATCAAAAAGCGGTATTGAAAGTCGGAACAGATGAATTTTTTGTCACGAAACTCACGACCTCGCAGGGGGTGAGTTCGGGTAACACGACTACCCTCCCGATCACCACGGTTGACGTGCAACCCTTCTTTTCTGGCGTTTCACTCGACGTGACGCCTCAAATCGATGCTATCGGCAATATCACTTTGCACATTCACCCTTCCGTGAGTCAGGTGACAACGGTCGACAAAGTGATCAACCTTGGTGCAAGCGGCGGCATATTAAGTTTGCCTTTGGCCTCCAGCGCGGTCTCTGAGACTGATAGCGTGGTGCGCGGGCAGGACGGACGCATCATTGCGATCGGTGGCCTGATGCGTCAATCCGCATCGTCCGACCGTTCACAAGTGCCTGGCGCCGCCGACGTGCCCGTATTGGGCAATTTATTCCGGAATAACAGCCGCGTGTCGCAAAAAAGCGAATTGGTCATCTTGCTGAAACCGACGATCGTTCAGGGTGAAGACAGTTGGGATCAGGATATGCTGGACAGTCAGCGCAGGCTCCAAGGTTTGGTGCCACGTGACGCACCAGAAAAGCGCTAG
- a CDS encoding Tfp pilus assembly protein FimT/FimU, translating into MNGTPRKTTGFTLIELIMVLVITGILAIVALPRFMGRQAFEAQGFYDQTLSMLRYAQKNAIAQGTVTYANVNSATGTVCLTYVADSNCTVTDPNEIVLNPAEQRKFSNVAPSGITIGTSSASFSFSALGKPSPDASVQLSIVGDGTTRTITVERETGYVH; encoded by the coding sequence ATGAATGGCACTCCGCGCAAGACAACCGGATTCACCCTGATTGAACTCATCATGGTATTGGTGATCACCGGTATCCTTGCGATAGTCGCCCTTCCGCGTTTTATGGGTCGCCAGGCATTTGAAGCACAGGGATTTTACGATCAAACGCTATCAATGTTGCGTTATGCTCAAAAAAATGCAATCGCCCAAGGCACGGTCACTTACGCGAACGTCAATAGCGCAACAGGTACAGTCTGTCTTACCTATGTTGCTGATAGCAACTGCACAGTCACCGATCCCAATGAAATTGTGCTTAATCCGGCAGAACAACGAAAATTCAGTAACGTAGCACCAAGCGGCATCACCATCGGGACAAGCAGCGCTTCATTTTCATTTTCCGCATTAGGAAAACCCTCTCCGGACGCCAGCGTTCAATTATCCATCGTTGGGGATGGCACCACCCGCACCATCACCGTCGAGCGTGAAACCGGGTATGTTCATTAA